One window of Peteryoungia desertarenae genomic DNA carries:
- a CDS encoding tellurite resistance TerB family protein: MFDAKKLLDQFLGSQAGGGSGGMKRSANDVLGMAKSNPLATGAIAAVLLGTKSGRKMAGSAVKLGGLAVIAGLGYQAYKNYKSGQPVEPTQSLPEILPPPKDSAFKIEPAAVSNDFALALVRAMIAAAKADGHIDQAERARIMDKIHLSGLGSEAEAFINAELANPTDLDAIIAAARSEEEKVEIYTASRLAIEPDTRAERGYLDMLAGRLGLPDALIDHIEATVSSAKISL, translated from the coding sequence ATGTTTGATGCGAAAAAGCTGCTGGACCAGTTCCTGGGTTCGCAGGCAGGCGGTGGCAGCGGTGGCATGAAGCGCTCCGCCAATGATGTTCTTGGCATGGCCAAGTCCAATCCGCTGGCAACCGGTGCCATTGCTGCCGTTCTTCTGGGGACTAAGTCTGGTCGCAAGATGGCAGGAAGCGCGGTGAAGCTGGGTGGTCTCGCCGTAATCGCTGGTCTCGGCTACCAGGCCTACAAGAACTACAAGTCCGGCCAGCCCGTCGAGCCAACGCAGTCGCTGCCGGAAATTCTTCCACCGCCCAAGGATTCCGCCTTCAAGATCGAGCCGGCTGCCGTCTCGAATGATTTCGCGCTTGCCCTGGTGCGTGCGATGATTGCCGCCGCCAAGGCCGACGGCCACATCGATCAGGCCGAGCGCGCGCGGATCATGGACAAGATCCATCTATCGGGTCTCGGCTCGGAGGCCGAAGCCTTCATCAATGCAGAGCTCGCCAATCCGACCGATCTCGATGCCATCATTGCCGCCGCCAGATCTGAAGAGGAGAAGGTCGAGATCTACACCGCTTCCCGTCTGGCTATCGAACCGGATACGCGCGCGGAACGTGGCTATCTCGATATGCTTGCCGGACGGCTTGGGCTGCCGGATGCCCTGATCGATCATATCGAAGCAACTGTTTCGTCGGCCAAAATCTCCCTGTGA
- a CDS encoding rhodanese-related sulfurtransferase codes for MTDQLAPPLHGKTGTLCVAALYHFARFPRFESFREPLEALCKAEGVKGTLLLAHEGINGTIAGTDAAIAKVLAYLRSQPEFASLEHKESRASKMPFLRMKVRLKKEIVTMGVEDIDPNEIVGTYVDPKDWNDLISDPDTIVIDTRNDYETAIGIFRGAVDPNTKTFREFPAWVKNNPGLHNKPKIAMYCTGGIRCEKATAFMKQQGFDEVYHLKGGILKYLEEVPEEESLWDGACFVFDERVSVTHGLKEGDHKLCHACRNPITPEELQHPHYEEGVSCSHCHDSRTEADRDRYRQRQFQIALARKRGEKHIGE; via the coding sequence ATGACAGATCAACTTGCACCCCCATTGCACGGAAAGACCGGCACCCTTTGTGTGGCCGCGCTTTATCATTTCGCCCGCTTCCCCCGCTTCGAAAGCTTTCGCGAGCCCTTGGAGGCGCTCTGCAAGGCGGAAGGCGTGAAAGGCACACTCCTCCTTGCTCATGAGGGCATCAACGGCACCATCGCCGGAACGGACGCCGCCATCGCCAAGGTCCTTGCCTATCTCCGTTCACAGCCGGAATTTGCAAGCCTCGAACACAAGGAAAGCCGCGCATCGAAGATGCCCTTCCTGCGCATGAAGGTGCGGTTGAAGAAGGAAATCGTCACGATGGGCGTCGAGGACATCGACCCCAACGAGATTGTGGGCACCTATGTAGATCCGAAGGATTGGAACGACCTGATCTCCGATCCGGATACGATCGTGATCGACACCCGCAACGATTATGAGACCGCGATCGGCATCTTTCGCGGCGCCGTTGATCCGAACACCAAGACTTTCCGCGAATTCCCCGCCTGGGTGAAAAACAATCCCGGCCTGCACAACAAGCCCAAGATCGCGATGTATTGCACGGGTGGCATCCGCTGCGAAAAGGCCACTGCCTTCATGAAGCAACAGGGCTTTGACGAAGTTTACCACCTCAAGGGTGGCATCCTGAAATATCTGGAGGAAGTGCCGGAAGAGGAAAGCCTGTGGGATGGCGCCTGCTTCGTCTTTGACGAGCGCGTATCCGTGACCCATGGCCTGAAGGAAGGCGATCACAAGCTCTGCCACGCTTGCCGCAATCCGATCACGCCGGAAGAATTGCAGCACCCACATTACGAAGAGGGTGTCTCCTGCAGTCATTGTCATGACAGCAGAACCGAAGCGGATCGCGACCGCTATCGCCAGAGACAATTTCAGATCGCGCTCGCCAGGAAACGTGGTGAAAAGCACATCGGCGAATAA
- a CDS encoding CHAD domain-containing protein, which produces MSYRIRPDNAFGEDVRLLLRCLLNGAVTGLTEQPNGVHEAVHEARKKFKRIRNLYRLVGADNKELRRQENARLRDAARSLSKVRDAAALIETIDVLSAAALNAEEEGAVAKAREALIARRDRIASSETDFQDKLSGVIDACGAALREVDSLSLPNRPRPAARLLAKGWKKGLVRAQTALETCEGSGHGEAFHDLRKAAQAYWMNLSLMRGLWPSAMASKRKDAKKLVDVLGHDQDLSVLTSVLDDEPELCGDGEALSFLLAMIIRCQQQLRREALELANIVFAEPPEREAAIIATLWLEAAAG; this is translated from the coding sequence ATGTCATATCGCATTAGACCGGACAACGCCTTTGGAGAAGATGTCAGACTTCTCCTGCGCTGCCTTCTCAATGGCGCCGTCACAGGGCTGACCGAGCAACCGAATGGCGTCCACGAGGCCGTGCATGAGGCACGCAAGAAGTTCAAGCGAATCCGCAATCTCTACCGGCTGGTCGGCGCTGACAACAAGGAACTCCGGCGTCAGGAAAATGCAAGACTGCGGGACGCAGCCCGCTCGCTCTCCAAGGTGCGCGATGCGGCAGCCCTGATCGAGACCATCGACGTGCTGTCCGCTGCAGCCTTGAACGCCGAGGAGGAAGGGGCCGTCGCAAAGGCGCGCGAAGCGCTCATTGCCCGGCGTGACCGGATTGCCTCCTCAGAAACGGACTTCCAGGATAAACTATCGGGAGTGATTGACGCCTGTGGTGCGGCTTTGAGAGAAGTGGATAGCCTCTCGCTCCCCAATCGGCCGCGCCCGGCCGCCCGGCTGCTCGCCAAGGGCTGGAAGAAGGGCCTGGTTCGTGCCCAGACGGCCCTGGAAACCTGTGAAGGTAGCGGCCATGGCGAAGCCTTCCATGATCTCAGAAAGGCTGCTCAGGCCTATTGGATGAACCTGTCTCTGATGCGGGGCCTCTGGCCTTCCGCCATGGCCTCGAAAAGGAAAGATGCCAAGAAACTGGTCGATGTTCTTGGACATGATCAGGATCTGAGCGTGCTGACCTCGGTGCTGGACGATGAGCCCGAACTCTGCGGTGACGGGGAGGCTCTATCTTTCCTGCTCGCCATGATTATTCGCTGTCAGCAGCAATTGCGGCGTGAAGCGCTGGAGCTTGCCAACATCGTCTTCGCCGAACCGCCGGAACGTGAGGCGGCCATTATCGCGACCCTTTGGCTGGAGGCAGCCGCCGGCTGA
- a CDS encoding nickel/cobalt transporter, translated as MLEALTTLRRLSFLALLLVGIAGVTSIANAASPLGIGSAEPSFDATGPFAQVLQWINVHQQSFYRSLTGALKSMREDPWQLSWLIALSFAYGVFHAAGPGHGKAVISSYLLANEVALRRGIVISFASAFLQGVVAITVVGLTYLVLRGTSVSMTDTTRALEIASYVLIIIFGFWLLAKKVKSTLVQPAKSTPSGMLFDSPLSDNSVTAGLFSGGSSANALERASSGRFHAVAVDHDHQALKPGSVCHECGMTHMPDASSLKGETFSLREAWSAIVAVGLRPCTGAILVMTFSLLNGLLLGGILSVFAMSIGTAIMVSILASLAVGAKQVALKLSGPGSRKAGLVASAIEVSGGIVVILLGALLLTASLNA; from the coding sequence ATGCTAGAGGCCCTAACCACGCTTCGCAGATTGAGCTTCCTTGCGCTCCTCCTGGTGGGCATTGCTGGGGTCACCAGTATTGCAAACGCCGCATCGCCACTCGGCATCGGCTCAGCGGAACCCTCTTTCGACGCGACCGGACCGTTCGCGCAAGTGCTGCAGTGGATCAATGTGCATCAGCAATCCTTTTACAGATCACTGACCGGTGCACTGAAATCAATGCGCGAAGACCCGTGGCAGCTATCGTGGTTGATCGCACTGTCGTTTGCCTATGGTGTGTTTCATGCGGCCGGCCCCGGTCACGGAAAGGCGGTCATCTCGTCCTACCTTCTTGCCAATGAAGTGGCTTTGCGACGGGGCATCGTCATCTCCTTTGCCTCGGCCTTCCTCCAGGGCGTGGTCGCGATTACCGTTGTAGGCCTGACCTATCTCGTGCTGCGAGGCACCTCGGTCAGCATGACCGACACCACCCGGGCTCTGGAGATCGCAAGCTATGTGTTGATCATCATCTTCGGTTTCTGGCTTCTGGCGAAGAAGGTAAAATCGACACTTGTTCAGCCCGCCAAAAGCACACCATCAGGCATGCTTTTCGACAGCCCACTATCTGATAACTCGGTGACAGCCGGACTGTTTTCCGGGGGATCATCGGCAAATGCACTGGAGCGGGCGAGCAGCGGTCGCTTTCATGCCGTCGCCGTCGACCACGATCATCAGGCCTTGAAGCCTGGCTCCGTTTGTCACGAATGCGGAATGACGCATATGCCGGACGCCTCAAGCCTGAAGGGCGAGACCTTTTCGCTGCGGGAGGCATGGTCCGCAATCGTCGCAGTCGGATTGCGGCCCTGTACCGGTGCCATCCTGGTCATGACCTTCTCGCTCCTGAACGGTCTCTTGCTTGGGGGCATTCTCTCCGTTTTCGCCATGTCGATCGGCACCGCCATCATGGTCTCGATTCTCGCCAGTCTGGCTGTCGGGGCCAAGCAGGTGGCGCTGAAACTTTCAGGCCCCGGCTCCCGCAAGGCAGGCTTGGTCGCCAGCGCCATCGAGGTGTCGGGCGGGATCGTGGTCATCCTGCTCGGCGCTCTTTTGTTGACAGCAAGCCTGAACGCCTGA
- a CDS encoding LysR family transcriptional regulator, with translation MDTLTRIRAFIDVVEAEGFSAAARKTGRSKALLSKYVRELEDELGALLLNRTTRQFSLTEAGHTYFRTAADILKEIDNLADLVRENNADLKGKLKVTVPRTFIDADIGQSLIDFAKENPQLSLEIVAEDRFVDLIEEGFDLGIRITKLDDSGMIARKLSDFRVYACATPAFVAENGPLTHPSELSRVPFLIDTNSRSHNSLRFLEANGDTISVSVSGPIEVNSPQATLRAARAGLGVAMIPDFIARPYIASGELVSLFDAFIAKDRGIYAVYPHRRYLPAKVRAFVDYLHTWFKRYNSH, from the coding sequence ATGGACACGCTGACGCGTATTCGCGCCTTTATCGATGTGGTGGAAGCTGAGGGATTTTCCGCCGCCGCGCGCAAGACGGGGCGATCCAAGGCGCTCTTGTCCAAATATGTCCGGGAGCTGGAGGACGAACTGGGCGCGCTGCTGCTCAATCGCACCACCCGACAGTTTTCTTTGACCGAAGCCGGACATACCTATTTCCGAACTGCCGCCGATATCCTGAAGGAAATCGACAACCTTGCCGACCTGGTGCGCGAGAACAATGCCGACCTCAAGGGCAAGCTCAAGGTCACGGTCCCGCGAACCTTCATCGATGCCGACATTGGTCAATCGCTCATCGATTTCGCAAAAGAGAACCCGCAACTCTCCCTGGAGATCGTAGCGGAAGACCGCTTTGTCGATCTGATTGAAGAAGGTTTTGATCTCGGCATCCGCATTACGAAGCTCGATGATTCGGGCATGATCGCACGCAAGCTTTCCGACTTTCGCGTCTATGCCTGCGCGACCCCTGCTTTCGTGGCGGAGAACGGTCCCCTCACCCATCCGAGCGAACTATCCCGAGTCCCGTTCCTGATCGATACCAACTCGCGTTCCCATAACAGCTTGCGTTTCCTGGAGGCGAACGGCGACACGATATCTGTAAGCGTCTCGGGTCCGATCGAAGTCAACAGCCCGCAGGCGACCTTACGCGCGGCCCGCGCCGGTCTTGGCGTTGCTATGATCCCCGATTTCATCGCCCGCCCTTACATTGCCTCGGGTGAACTGGTGTCGCTGTTCGACGCCTTCATCGCCAAGGACCGCGGCATCTATGCCGTCTACCCGCATCGCCGGTATCTGCCAGCCAAGGTACGGGCTTTCGTCGACTACCTTCACACATGGTTCAAGCGCTATAACAGCCACTGA
- the odc2 gene encoding ornithine/lysine decarboxylase: MTTARILDFINTRRPEGPCLVVDLDVVRDNFGAFRHALPDSAIYYAVKANPAPEILQLLASLGSNFDCASVAEIQMALDAGATADRISFGNTIKKERDIARAYALGVNLYAVDSHEEVEKIARAAPGARVFCRVLTDGDGAEWPLSRKFGCVPQMAVDVLVYAHQLGLESFGVSFHVGSQMTKVDAWDGALADAKRVFNSLAKQGIVLKMVNMGGGFPTKYLRDIPSAEAYGQAINVSLKKHFGNNIPQTIIEPGRGMVGNAGVIKAEVVLISKKSDNDEHRWVFLDIGKFGGLAETMDEAIRYPIRTVRDADDMAPCVLAGPTCDSADVLYEKTMYPLPISLSIGDEVLIEGTGAYTTTYSAVAFNGFEPLKSYVI; encoded by the coding sequence ATGACCACTGCACGCATCCTCGACTTCATCAACACCCGACGCCCGGAAGGTCCCTGCCTCGTGGTCGACCTCGACGTCGTGCGCGACAATTTCGGTGCCTTCCGCCATGCCCTGCCGGACAGCGCCATCTACTACGCAGTCAAGGCGAACCCGGCGCCGGAGATCCTCCAGCTCCTGGCCTCGCTCGGTTCGAACTTCGACTGCGCTTCCGTTGCCGAAATCCAGATGGCTCTCGATGCGGGCGCCACCGCCGATCGCATCTCTTTCGGCAACACCATCAAGAAGGAGCGTGACATCGCCCGTGCCTATGCACTCGGTGTCAATCTCTATGCCGTCGACAGCCACGAGGAAGTCGAGAAGATCGCGCGTGCCGCTCCCGGCGCCCGCGTGTTCTGCCGCGTGCTGACCGATGGTGACGGTGCCGAATGGCCGCTGTCGCGCAAGTTCGGCTGCGTGCCGCAGATGGCTGTCGATGTGCTGGTCTATGCGCATCAGCTCGGCCTCGAGAGCTTCGGCGTCTCGTTCCATGTCGGTTCGCAGATGACCAAGGTCGATGCCTGGGATGGCGCTCTTGCCGATGCTAAGCGCGTTTTCAACTCGCTGGCCAAGCAGGGCATCGTCCTGAAGATGGTCAACATGGGTGGCGGTTTCCCGACCAAGTACCTGCGCGACATCCCGTCGGCAGAGGCCTATGGTCAGGCGATCAACGTGTCGCTGAAGAAGCACTTCGGCAACAACATCCCGCAGACCATCATCGAGCCGGGCCGCGGCATGGTCGGCAATGCCGGCGTGATTAAGGCGGAAGTCGTGCTGATCTCGAAGAAGTCCGACAATGACGAACACCGCTGGGTGTTCCTCGACATCGGCAAGTTCGGTGGTCTGGCCGAAACCATGGACGAGGCGATCCGTTATCCGATTCGCACCGTCCGTGACGCTGATGACATGGCCCCTTGCGTGCTCGCCGGCCCGACCTGCGATTCGGCCGACGTGCTCTACGAGAAGACCATGTATCCGCTACCGATCTCGCTCTCGATCGGTGACGAGGTTCTGATCGAAGGCACCGGCGCCTACACCACCACCTATTCGGCGGTGGCGTTCAACGGCTTCGAACCGCTGAAGTCCTACGTCATCTGA
- a CDS encoding CYTH domain-containing protein — protein sequence MAKEIERKFLVRNDRWRQHVTSETRLRQAYVASEDDRSVRIRTRDTSSAQITIKFGGSSLVRDEYEYQIPYEDAAEIINFAIGNVIEKTRYTVEYRGFTWEVDVFDGAYTGLVIAEVELSSAEDKPDLPDWIGREVTGDKRYSNQILATQRLKPELVHVISH from the coding sequence ATGGCGAAGGAAATAGAACGCAAATTCCTTGTACGCAATGACCGTTGGCGCCAGCACGTAACATCCGAAACCCGTTTGCGCCAGGCCTATGTGGCAAGCGAGGATGATCGTTCCGTGCGTATTCGAACACGGGATACGAGCTCGGCACAGATCACGATCAAATTTGGCGGCAGCAGTCTGGTGCGGGATGAATACGAATATCAGATCCCATATGAGGATGCCGCAGAGATCATCAATTTTGCAATCGGGAATGTCATCGAAAAAACGCGCTATACGGTGGAGTATCGTGGCTTCACCTGGGAGGTAGACGTGTTCGACGGCGCCTACACTGGTCTGGTCATCGCGGAAGTTGAATTATCCTCTGCAGAAGACAAACCCGATCTTCCCGACTGGATCGGACGCGAAGTGACGGGTGACAAACGCTATTCCAATCAGATCCTGGCCACACAACGGCTGAAGCCGGAGCTGGTGCATGTCATATCGCATTAG
- a CDS encoding 2-dehydro-3-deoxy-phosphogluconate aldolase: MGEKTDKLLSTLKLQPVVPVLIIEDAKTVVPLAKALVDGGLKAIEITLRTAAALEAVRLVATEVEGAVVGAGTILNSAHFEAAVDAGSQFIVSPGTTQELLDTARASNIPLLPGAATASEVMALREEGYQVLKFFPAEQAGGAAYLKALSSPLAGTLFCPTGGISLKNARDYLSLPNVVCVGGSWVAPKELVAAGDWAGITKLAAEAAALKA, from the coding sequence ATGGGCGAAAAAACTGACAAGCTCCTCTCCACCCTGAAGCTGCAGCCCGTCGTTCCGGTGTTGATCATCGAGGATGCGAAGACGGTCGTGCCTCTTGCGAAGGCCTTGGTTGACGGGGGTCTTAAGGCCATTGAGATTACGCTGCGCACGGCAGCGGCGCTCGAAGCCGTGCGTCTGGTCGCGACGGAAGTCGAGGGTGCCGTTGTCGGCGCGGGCACCATTCTCAATTCCGCCCATTTTGAAGCAGCTGTCGATGCCGGCTCGCAGTTTATTGTCAGCCCGGGAACGACGCAGGAACTGCTGGACACTGCACGGGCTTCGAATATCCCGCTCCTGCCGGGGGCTGCAACCGCGTCGGAAGTCATGGCGCTTCGCGAAGAAGGCTATCAGGTGTTGAAGTTCTTCCCTGCGGAACAGGCTGGCGGGGCTGCCTATCTGAAGGCTTTGTCTTCGCCGCTTGCCGGCACGCTGTTTTGCCCGACCGGGGGTATCTCGCTCAAGAATGCAAGGGATTATCTGTCGCTGCCAAACGTCGTCTGCGTGGGTGGTTCCTGGGTCGCGCCGAAGGAACTTGTTGCCGCCGGAGATTGGGCTGGCATCACCAAGCTTGCCGCTGAAGCGGCTGCGCTCAAGGCCTGA
- a CDS encoding WD40 repeat domain-containing protein, with translation MPTVAPLDLEGHVLTTAFLGDIPVFATSSGTIHRLDGGEKVTEAHSGLLACIKDPANQTLITGGEDGKVLRISHDGSVDELAHVPRKWISVLAAGPQGAVAYAHGKSSFVRLADGSVKEYPEERTVEALDFAPKGLRIAAARYNGVTLHWVGTNGAPVDLEWKGAHTGVTFSPDGRFLVTTMQETALHGWKLDGKTGPDARHMRMTGYPAKVKSLSWSPKGKWLASSGAPAAIVWPFSSKDGPMGKAPLELGTRANILVTNVAFHPAEEVLAIGFIDGMILAVRIADGKEALLRRPGKGGITSMAWSATGKLLAFASDGGDCGVIDISA, from the coding sequence ATGCCGACTGTTGCCCCGCTGGACCTGGAAGGTCATGTTCTGACCACGGCCTTTCTGGGCGACATTCCGGTCTTCGCCACCTCTTCCGGCACCATTCACCGCCTGGACGGCGGTGAGAAGGTGACTGAAGCCCATTCGGGGCTTCTCGCCTGCATCAAGGATCCGGCCAACCAGACCCTGATCACCGGCGGCGAAGACGGCAAGGTTTTGCGGATTTCCCATGACGGGAGCGTCGATGAACTGGCGCATGTGCCGCGCAAGTGGATCTCGGTTTTGGCCGCCGGTCCACAGGGTGCCGTTGCCTATGCCCATGGTAAATCGAGCTTCGTCCGGCTGGCGGATGGTAGCGTCAAGGAATACCCGGAAGAACGCACGGTCGAGGCCCTAGACTTTGCGCCGAAGGGTTTGCGGATCGCGGCAGCCCGCTACAACGGCGTGACACTCCATTGGGTCGGCACCAATGGCGCACCGGTAGATCTGGAATGGAAGGGAGCCCATACGGGCGTCACCTTCTCTCCCGACGGTCGGTTTCTTGTAACAACAATGCAGGAAACCGCTCTTCACGGCTGGAAACTTGACGGCAAGACCGGGCCCGACGCCCGGCATATGCGCATGACGGGTTACCCCGCCAAGGTGAAATCGCTGTCCTGGTCCCCCAAGGGCAAGTGGCTGGCATCGTCTGGCGCACCGGCGGCAATAGTCTGGCCGTTTTCGTCCAAGGACGGCCCGATGGGCAAGGCACCACTCGAACTGGGCACTCGTGCCAATATCCTCGTGACCAATGTCGCCTTCCACCCGGCTGAGGAAGTGCTCGCCATCGGTTTCATCGATGGCATGATCCTGGCGGTGCGCATAGCTGATGGGAAGGAAGCCTTGCTGCGAAGACCCGGCAAGGGCGGCATCACTTCCATGGCCTGGAGTGCAACCGGGAAGCTGCTGGCCTTCGCCTCCGATGGCGGCGACTGCGGCGTGATCGACATTAGCGCCTGA
- a CDS encoding DUF1007 family protein codes for MKRRLALMIGGFCLSPLPQANAHPHIFAEARLEIVSDESGMLSELRNVWRFDEFFSSSVLLDFDHNSNLILDPGELKEIGDTIRESLGDYDYFTFITKNGAAAPVAKPEVFNADFRDNQLLVFFVAKPKEPVKIEGNLSIGVYDPTLYTAIDFTTDDEIQSIGSALSACTRQVVRPDPDEVIAQNQANLTEAFFNDPNGNLMGQLFATRVEFKC; via the coding sequence ATGAAAAGACGCCTGGCGCTGATGATAGGGGGCTTTTGCTTATCCCCCCTGCCCCAGGCCAATGCCCATCCGCATATCTTCGCCGAGGCGCGACTGGAAATCGTCTCTGACGAGAGCGGAATGCTGAGCGAACTGCGCAATGTCTGGCGCTTCGACGAGTTCTTTTCTTCAAGCGTGCTGCTCGACTTCGACCACAACAGCAATCTGATACTCGATCCCGGTGAGTTGAAGGAAATTGGCGATACGATACGAGAATCGCTCGGGGACTATGATTATTTCACATTCATCACCAAGAATGGAGCGGCTGCGCCTGTGGCAAAGCCCGAGGTGTTCAATGCAGATTTCAGGGACAACCAGCTTCTTGTGTTTTTTGTCGCAAAACCAAAGGAGCCGGTGAAAATTGAGGGAAATCTCAGCATCGGCGTCTATGATCCGACCCTCTACACGGCAATCGACTTCACCACGGATGATGAAATACAATCGATTGGCTCGGCACTTTCCGCCTGCACACGCCAGGTCGTTCGCCCCGACCCGGATGAAGTCATCGCTCAAAACCAGGCCAACCTGACGGAAGCCTTCTTCAACGATCCCAATGGCAATCTCATGGGCCAGCTGTTCGCCACCCGGGTTGAATTCAAATGCTAG
- a CDS encoding GNAT family N-acetyltransferase — protein MAAVLESMRALFAPAPAFVIDHETPADVVAREKLLDRAMGKDRRKKSSEKIRRGRIPAEGLAFVARDAAGHVIGTVRLWNIEAGVSRDGGAIEALLLGPLAVDQAHEGKGIGGALMRAALTEAKKLGHGAVLLVGDAPYYERFGFFADKTQHLVMPGPFARDRFLALELVPGWLTGAAGMVVASGRKLSCPSRRKAG, from the coding sequence ATGGCCGCTGTTCTGGAAAGCATGCGCGCGCTTTTCGCGCCGGCGCCTGCATTCGTCATTGATCATGAAACGCCGGCCGACGTCGTTGCGCGCGAGAAGCTGCTCGACCGCGCCATGGGCAAGGATCGCCGCAAGAAGTCTTCAGAAAAGATCCGGCGTGGTCGCATTCCCGCAGAAGGTCTCGCCTTCGTCGCGCGGGACGCTGCGGGGCATGTGATCGGGACCGTGCGGTTGTGGAACATCGAGGCCGGGGTCAGTCGCGACGGTGGAGCCATCGAGGCGCTGCTGCTCGGCCCGCTTGCGGTCGACCAGGCGCATGAAGGCAAGGGGATCGGCGGCGCGCTGATGCGGGCTGCGCTGACCGAAGCGAAGAAGCTTGGCCATGGCGCTGTGCTCCTCGTGGGTGACGCCCCCTATTACGAGCGGTTTGGCTTCTTCGCCGACAAGACGCAGCATCTGGTGATGCCGGGTCCGTTTGCGCGTGACCGCTTCCTGGCGCTGGAACTCGTGCCTGGCTGGCTCACAGGCGCCGCCGGCATGGTGGTTGCGTCCGGTCGCAAGTTGTCATGCCCCTCGCGTCGCAAAGCCGGCTGA
- a CDS encoding GNAT family N-acetyltransferase, with the protein MTDISPGKGWPAPQPVRLEGQHVLIEPYERERHLEALWQGLGGMKINDLLTYFTQPDFNGIDDFDHWLANAQAKSGWITEVITDKVSGQVIGMAHYMRADPANGVIEIGGVAHGPMMSRSPMSTEAHYLLARHVFDDLGYRRYEWKCHNENEASKVTAKRYGFRFEGVFRQHMLSKGKNRDTAWFSIIDGEWPLVKAAFEAWLEPDNFDEAGHQKRRLEDLRAELAVSMT; encoded by the coding sequence ATGACGGACATTTCACCAGGGAAAGGATGGCCAGCACCTCAGCCAGTGCGGCTTGAGGGGCAGCATGTCCTCATCGAACCCTATGAGCGTGAAAGGCACCTCGAAGCTCTCTGGCAGGGGCTTGGGGGAATGAAGATCAATGATCTGTTGACCTATTTCACCCAACCCGATTTCAACGGCATTGACGACTTCGATCACTGGCTGGCCAACGCGCAGGCGAAGAGCGGCTGGATCACCGAGGTTATCACAGACAAGGTGAGTGGGCAGGTGATCGGCATGGCGCATTACATGCGCGCAGATCCTGCCAATGGCGTCATTGAGATCGGCGGCGTTGCCCATGGGCCAATGATGAGCCGTTCTCCCATGTCGACGGAGGCGCATTACCTGCTCGCGCGGCATGTTTTCGATGACCTCGGTTATCGCCGCTATGAATGGAAGTGCCACAACGAAAACGAGGCCAGCAAGGTCACCGCCAAACGCTATGGCTTTCGCTTCGAAGGTGTTTTCCGGCAGCATATGCTGTCCAAAGGAAAGAACCGCGATACAGCGTGGTTTTCGATCATCGACGGTGAATGGCCGCTGGTGAAGGCTGCATTCGAAGCCTGGCTCGAACCGGACAATTTCGACGAAGCCGGTCACCAGAAGCGACGGCTGGAAGACCTGCGGGCCGAACTCGCTGTGTCAATGACCTGA
- a CDS encoding outer membrane protein — MIKRILIGSAAVIALSSSAFAADAIYEAPAAPPMAVETAPVFSWAGGYAGILTGYGWGDGDFFDGTAAASDDFDGARLGGFVGYNWTMGSALVVGLEGDLNYDWNENEYTAGEVRTGANGSVRGRIGYAMDRALLYAAGGWTATNFQVEGSGIDESEMLNGWTVGGGVDYAVTDRVFTRLEYRYNDFGSETIRGVDTDFDQHVVNIGLAVKF; from the coding sequence ATGATCAAACGCATTCTCATTGGATCGGCAGCTGTTATTGCCCTCTCCAGTTCGGCATTCGCAGCGGATGCCATCTATGAGGCACCTGCAGCTCCGCCGATGGCGGTTGAAACGGCTCCTGTCTTTTCCTGGGCAGGCGGCTATGCAGGTATTCTGACTGGCTACGGCTGGGGTGATGGCGACTTCTTCGACGGCACGGCTGCCGCATCTGACGATTTCGACGGCGCTCGGCTCGGCGGCTTCGTCGGCTACAACTGGACCATGGGTTCAGCGCTTGTCGTCGGTCTTGAGGGTGACCTCAACTATGATTGGAACGAAAACGAGTACACTGCTGGAGAAGTCCGTACCGGCGCCAACGGCTCGGTTCGCGGTCGTATCGGTTATGCCATGGACAGGGCCCTGCTTTACGCAGCCGGTGGCTGGACCGCAACCAATTTCCAGGTTGAGGGTAGCGGCATTGACGAAAGCGAGATGCTGAACGGCTGGACCGTTGGCGGTGGTGTCGATTACGCTGTTACCGATCGCGTTTTCACCCGTCTGGAGTATCGCTACAACGACTTCGGCAGCGAAACTATCCGTGGTGTCGACACTGATTTCGACCAGCACGTCGTGAACATCGGTCTTGCCGTCAAGTTCTAA